Proteins from a single region of Lysinibacillus sp. JNUCC-52:
- a CDS encoding HXXEE domain-containing protein encodes MDFLLTIQTLIWLFPIMFIIHGFEEIIMVEKWLHNNQTNLYKRLPTKIANRIVKQFSMTTAQFAVAVLLIFLLISAATISANIYFYNGIATNLYFFIIITSVFFIHAFTHIGQTILFRSLTPGTVTSLIIIIPYSILLYRSLFMAEIVTWKMIIICLPFGLLFFPIVLIAHWLGRKFIE; translated from the coding sequence ATGGATTTTTTGCTAACTATACAAACATTAATATGGTTGTTCCCTATTATGTTTATTATCCACGGTTTTGAAGAGATTATTATGGTTGAAAAATGGCTGCATAACAATCAAACCAACCTATATAAACGATTGCCAACAAAAATAGCCAATCGAATAGTGAAGCAATTTTCAATGACTACAGCTCAATTTGCAGTGGCCGTTCTCCTTATTTTTTTACTTATAAGTGCCGCTACAATATCCGCTAATATATATTTCTATAATGGCATAGCAACAAATCTTTATTTTTTCATCATTATTACTTCCGTATTTTTTATCCATGCATTTACGCACATTGGGCAGACGATTTTATTTCGCTCTCTTACCCCTGGAACTGTTACATCGTTAATTATTATCATCCCCTACAGCATTCTTTTATATAGATCGTTATTTATGGCGGAAATCGTTACATGGAAAATGATAATAATTTGTTTACCATTTGGACTTTTATTTTTCCCTATTGTTTTAATAGCACATTGGTTAGGAAGAAAGTTTATTGAATAA
- a CDS encoding GNAT family N-acetyltransferase: MLSEAKKWAKNRQLDYVELNVLSGNIGAIALYEKQGFQDMSHIMRLELA; encoded by the coding sequence TTGCTTTCTGAGGCAAAAAAATGGGCAAAAAATCGTCAATTAGATTACGTGGAGTTGAATGTCTTGTCGGGAAATATAGGGGCGATTGCATTATACGAAAAACAAGGGTTCCAAGATATGAGCCATATCATGCGTTTGGAATTGGCTTAG
- a CDS encoding mediterrocin family bacteriocin: MCKKKVKNLSAGFALVSALTFSAVVPVSAATLEATYSGNFVTAWERYATGSDGLSTITYGYNTRFINEDYVWANHASNEHYASLFNGEWHTGSSQPASRLSKVEVRHRDSGTYIYRCNW; the protein is encoded by the coding sequence ATGTGTAAGAAAAAGGTAAAAAATTTGTCCGCAGGGTTTGCTCTGGTCAGTGCCTTAACGTTTTCAGCAGTAGTTCCTGTTTCCGCTGCTACATTAGAAGCTACGTATAGCGGAAACTTTGTAACAGCTTGGGAACGGTATGCTACAGGATCGGATGGGTTATCTACCATCACGTATGGTTATAATACACGGTTTATTAATGAAGATTATGTTTGGGCAAACCATGCGTCGAATGAGCATTATGCGTCTTTATTTAATGGTGAATGGCATACAGGTTCAAGTCAACCTGCTTCAAGACTATCAAAAGTAGAAGTACGTCATAGAGATAGTGGTACTTATATATATCGTTGTAATTGGTAA
- a CDS encoding asparagine synthase: MNNIREGLIPTILGSAVTAAGYALKQKSGSNKMIANTVFGFGLAHIVLGAIDLVEHRR; this comes from the coding sequence ATGAATAACATTCGAGAAGGTTTAATCCCAACTATTTTAGGTTCTGCAGTTACGGCCGCTGGCTATGCACTTAAGCAAAAAAGTGGTTCTAACAAAATGATTGCAAACACAGTTTTTGGATTTGGTTTAGCTCATATTGTGTTAGGAGCAATAGACCTTGTAGAACATCGTCGTTAG
- a CDS encoding YjcZ family sporulation protein, with amino-acid sequence MGYYGNVGNWNNSFYGGYSYGGGYGGGCNYGGGCNSGDNYYGGGNNGSAFALIVVLFILLIIVGTAFINY; translated from the coding sequence ATGGGATACTACGGAAATGTAGGTAATTGGAACAATAGTTTTTATGGTGGATATAGCTATGGCGGTGGTTACGGTGGTGGCTGTAACTATGGCGGTGGTTGTAACTCCGGTGACAATTACTACGGCGGCGGTAACAACGGCTCAGCATTCGCGTTAATTGTTGTACTCTTTATTCTTTTAATTATTGTCGGTACTGCTTTTATTAATTACTAA
- a CDS encoding GNAT family N-acetyltransferase encodes MFPILKTNRLVLRELTEKDAQAILDCFSNPDVLRHYGQQPLTSLEQVKQIIQNFSNNFESKRGIKWGIEMQGQEGIIGTIGFQEWSTEHKKADISYALFPESWGKGFAKEAVEKVISYGFQEMDLVRIGAIVFTENNASNKLLEKLGFEKEGVLRNFMHQNDMPYDTNIYSLIK; translated from the coding sequence ATGTTTCCTATATTAAAGACCAATCGTTTAGTACTAAGAGAATTAACAGAAAAAGATGCGCAAGCAATATTAGATTGCTTTTCAAACCCAGATGTTTTACGCCATTATGGACAACAGCCATTAACGAGCTTAGAACAAGTAAAACAGATCATCCAAAATTTCTCTAATAATTTTGAGAGCAAACGTGGCATTAAATGGGGTATTGAAATGCAAGGGCAAGAAGGAATAATCGGTACTATTGGTTTTCAAGAGTGGTCCACTGAGCATAAAAAAGCTGACATTAGCTACGCGTTATTTCCCGAAAGTTGGGGGAAGGGCTTCGCAAAGGAAGCTGTAGAAAAAGTGATTTCCTATGGTTTCCAAGAGATGGATTTAGTGCGTATTGGGGCCATTGTGTTTACTGAAAATAATGCATCCAACAAGCTATTAGAAAAATTAGGGTTTGAAAAAGAAGGGGTTTTAAGAAACTTTATGCATCAAAATGATATGCCATATGATACGAATATTTACTCTTTAATTAAGTAA
- a CDS encoding cysteine hydrolase family protein, with translation MKQALLVIDAQQELMDGNNEEQEVFQKDRLIENINYVIQQAITENALIVFVRDKDVANGQGQGFQVHNKINIPTDNSIFIDKLATNAFYQTDLLQYFKEQNVHHIVIMGCKTEHCIDTAVRSATVQSFDVTLIADGHSTTDSKALSAEQIIAHHNATLHGHYNVDNFAVVRNAQDCVFEPTHNQYRTEM, from the coding sequence ATGAAGCAAGCTTTATTAGTGATTGATGCCCAACAAGAATTAATGGATGGTAATAATGAAGAACAAGAAGTATTTCAGAAAGATAGATTAATTGAAAATATTAATTACGTAATTCAACAAGCAATAACAGAGAATGCATTAATTGTTTTTGTTCGAGATAAAGATGTTGCTAACGGACAAGGGCAAGGTTTCCAAGTTCATAATAAAATCAATATCCCAACAGATAACTCAATATTTATTGATAAACTGGCGACAAATGCTTTTTATCAAACAGACTTGCTGCAATATTTTAAAGAACAGAACGTGCACCATATAGTCATAATGGGCTGTAAAACAGAACATTGTATCGATACTGCAGTGAGATCAGCAACAGTGCAATCGTTCGATGTTACACTAATTGCAGACGGACATTCAACAACAGATTCAAAGGCACTTTCTGCTGAACAAATTATTGCCCATCACAATGCAACACTACACGGTCATTATAATGTTGATAATTTTGCTGTTGTCAGAAACGCTCAAGATTGTGTATTTGAGCCTACTCACAATCAATATCGAACAGAAATGTAG
- a CDS encoding phage holin family protein: protein MTALIAYLIGGVDELVTSLTILMAIDLILGVMVGWIIKDIDSRKTFKGLLKKTAMILMVIAAVQLDNATESGDFMRNAMILFLIGMEGISIIENLGKLGIRVPNFLANAFAQLKKDNDDKKDDKK from the coding sequence ATGACTGCATTAATTGCATATCTAATTGGCGGTGTAGATGAATTGGTAACATCTTTAACAATCTTAATGGCTATCGATTTGATATTAGGAGTAATGGTAGGTTGGATAATAAAAGATATCGATTCCCGTAAAACGTTTAAAGGGCTCTTGAAAAAAACAGCCATGATTTTAATGGTTATCGCAGCTGTACAATTGGACAATGCTACAGAAAGCGGAGATTTCATGCGAAATGCTATGATTCTGTTTTTAATAGGAATGGAAGGAATTAGCATAATCGAAAACTTAGGGAAGTTAGGTATTCGTGTTCCAAATTTTTTAGCTAATGCTTTTGCACAGTTAAAAAAGGATAACGATGATAAAAAGGATGATAAAAAGTAA
- a CDS encoding polysaccharide deacetylase family protein, whose amino-acid sequence MKKFLLVIVPICILAVSVFFVSESFSADKGRKYYEEAGQILWEIKTNEKIIALTFDDGPHKKYTSEILDVLAKYKAKSTFFVVGENAEKNSEVVQRMYEEGHELAIHTYTHPLRTTVPNLLKEIKQTHDTIYGITGYTPTLFRPVEGQYTDGMIEAVAKEGYKVVMWSWHQDTMDWKSPGVNKIVHTVLKGAKEGNIVLFHDGGGNRAQTVKALEKILPELEKQGYKFVTVSELLDVQKANKKLDENK is encoded by the coding sequence TTGAAGAAGTTTCTGCTGGTAATCGTGCCTATTTGTATCTTGGCTGTATCTGTCTTTTTCGTGAGCGAAAGTTTCTCTGCCGATAAAGGGAGGAAATATTACGAAGAAGCAGGTCAAATATTGTGGGAAATTAAAACAAATGAAAAAATAATAGCGTTGACCTTTGATGATGGTCCTCATAAAAAGTACACATCAGAGATATTGGATGTATTAGCTAAATACAAAGCGAAATCAACATTTTTTGTCGTTGGGGAAAATGCAGAAAAAAACTCGGAAGTTGTGCAACGAATGTATGAAGAAGGACATGAATTAGCCATTCACACATATACACACCCATTACGAACGACAGTCCCAAATTTACTGAAGGAAATTAAACAAACACACGATACGATTTACGGTATTACTGGGTATACACCGACTTTATTCCGACCAGTAGAAGGACAATATACAGATGGAATGATTGAAGCTGTTGCAAAAGAGGGATATAAAGTAGTGATGTGGTCTTGGCATCAAGATACGATGGATTGGAAAAGCCCTGGCGTCAACAAAATTGTTCACACTGTATTAAAAGGAGCTAAAGAAGGAAATATCGTACTTTTTCATGATGGCGGAGGAAATCGAGCACAAACCGTTAAAGCTTTAGAAAAAATACTACCTGAACTTGAGAAGCAAGGATACAAATTTGTAACAGTTTCAGAACTACTTGACGTACAAAAGGCAAATAAAAAATTAGATGAAAATAAATAA
- a CDS encoding NAD(P)-dependent oxidoreductase, translating to MNILVLGATGRVGSHVVSLALKDGHQVIALVRTLSKLNITDENFENLLVKQGNVLNREDIASAMAKADIVISTLNTDGASTLTDSFPLILQEMKKRKINRIITVGTAGILQSRLTPNLLRYQSSESKRKTTRAAKEHHNVLKILEQSDMEWTIVCPTYLPDGHYTGQYRVERDFLPDGGTEISVADTAEFTYQQIQSTKYVKSRVGIAY from the coding sequence CTGAATATATTAGTTTTAGGCGCTACTGGCCGTGTAGGTAGTCATGTCGTTTCATTGGCATTAAAAGATGGTCATCAAGTCATAGCGTTAGTACGTACGCTAAGTAAATTAAACATAACCGATGAAAACTTTGAAAACTTACTTGTTAAGCAAGGGAATGTCTTAAATCGTGAGGATATTGCGTCTGCTATGGCTAAAGCAGATATTGTCATTAGTACTTTAAATACTGATGGTGCATCAACTCTTACAGATAGTTTTCCTTTAATCTTACAAGAGATGAAAAAAAGAAAAATAAACCGAATTATTACAGTAGGAACGGCAGGAATATTACAAAGTCGTCTAACACCTAATTTGCTAAGATATCAATCCAGTGAATCGAAAAGAAAGACAACAAGAGCTGCCAAAGAACATCATAATGTTTTGAAAATATTAGAACAATCGGATATGGAATGGACGATTGTTTGTCCTACATATTTACCCGATGGACATTATACTGGTCAATATCGCGTAGAACGAGATTTTCTACCCGATGGTGGAACTGAAATATCAGTAGCAGATACTGCCGAATTTACTTATCAACAAATTCAAAGTACAAAATATGTAAAATCTCGAGTGGGCATTGCTTACTAA
- a CDS encoding O-methyltransferase — MQQINHYIDTTFYHQDPLLEDVMASIEENGMPSISVSPSSGKFLTMLVSISGAKKILEIGALGGYSGICLARGFGSTGNLISLELEETYARLAASNLSKAGFSQQVSYMTGPALQSLATLAEQKKRFDFFFIDADKDNYENYLNYCISLAEEGALIVTDNVLAGGSVADQNAKSKRYTDIMKKFNATVANHPQLDSILIPIGDGITISKVK, encoded by the coding sequence ATGCAACAAATTAATCACTATATCGATACAACTTTTTATCATCAAGATCCATTATTGGAGGATGTGATGGCATCTATAGAAGAAAATGGCATGCCTTCAATCTCTGTTTCACCCTCCTCGGGTAAATTTCTAACAATGCTTGTCTCGATCTCTGGTGCCAAAAAAATATTAGAAATAGGTGCTCTTGGAGGATATAGCGGAATCTGTCTAGCTAGAGGATTTGGGAGTACAGGGAATTTAATTTCCCTTGAATTAGAGGAAACATATGCAAGGCTTGCTGCAAGTAACTTATCGAAAGCGGGATTTAGTCAGCAAGTATCATATATGACGGGACCAGCTTTACAAAGTCTTGCAACTTTAGCAGAACAAAAAAAACGATTTGATTTTTTCTTTATTGATGCTGATAAAGATAATTATGAAAATTACTTAAACTATTGTATTTCACTTGCTGAAGAAGGTGCCTTAATCGTTACTGATAATGTCCTTGCTGGTGGCAGTGTAGCAGATCAGAATGCAAAAAGTAAACGTTATACAGATATTATGAAGAAATTTAATGCAACAGTGGCTAATCACCCACAATTAGATTCTATTCTTATCCCAATTGGTGATGGCATCACAATTTCAAAAGTGAAATAA